One genomic region from Rattus norvegicus strain BN/NHsdMcwi chromosome 10, GRCr8, whole genome shotgun sequence encodes:
- the Usp7 gene encoding ubiquitin carboxyl-terminal hydrolase 7 isoform X2, which produces MASSTSPPRSPSGRISTQDTIYSPHIIAEFLPWYLRYTPPEVPSTSFITKFILVNCPWNDSIENQAGDTDDPPRITQNPVINGNVALSDGHSNAEEDMEDDTSWRSEATFQFTVERFSRLSESVLSPPCFVRNLPWKIMVMPRFYPDRPHQKSVGFFLQCNAESDSTSWSCHAQAVLKIINYRDDDKSFSRRISHLFFHKENDWGFSNFMAWSEVTDPEKGFIDDDKVTFEVFVQADAPHGVAWDSKKHTGYVGLKNQGATCYMNSLLQTLFFTNQLRKAVYMMPTEGDDSSKSVPLALQRVFYELQHSDKPVGTKKLTKSFGWETLDSFMQHDVQELCRVLLDNVENKMKGTCVEGTIPKLFRGKMVSYIQCKEVDYRSDRREDYYDIQLSIKGKKNIFESFVDYVAVEQLDGDNKYDAGEHGLQEAEKGVKFLTLPPVLHLQLMRFMYDPQTDQNIKINDRFEFPEQLPLDEFLQKTDPKDPANYILHAVLVHSGDNHGGHYVVYLNPKGDGKWCKFDDDVVSRCTKEEAIEHNYGGHDDDLSVRHCTNAYMLVYIRESKLSEVLQAVTDHDIPQQLVERLQEEKRIEAQKRKERQEAHLYMQVQIVAEDQFCGHQGNDMYDEEKVRYTVFKVLKNSSLAEFVQSLSQTMGFPQDQIRLWPMQARSNGTKRPAMLDNEADGSKTMIELSDNENPWTIFLETVDPELAASGATLPKFDKDHDVMLFLKMYDPKTRSLNYCGHIYTPISCKIRDLLPVMCDRAGFIQDTSLILYEEVKPNLTERIQDYDVSLDKALDELMDGDIIVFQKDDPENDNSELPTAKEYFRDLYHRVDVIFCDKTIPNDPGFVVTLSNRMNYFQVAKTVAQRLNTDPMLLQFFKSQGYRDGPGNPLRHNYEGTLRDLLQFFKPRQPKKLYYQQLKMKITDFENRRSFKCIWLNSQFREEEITLYPDKHGCVRDLLEECKKAVELGDKASGRLRLLEIVSYKIIGVHQEDELLECLSPATSRTFRIEEIPLDQVDIDKENEMLITVAHFHKEVFGTFGIPFLLRIHQGEHFREVMKRIQSLLDIQEKEFEKFKFAIVMMGRHQYINEDEYEVNLKDFEPQPGNMSHPRPWLGLDHFNKAPKRSRYTYLEKAIKIHN; this is translated from the exons CTGGAGATACAGATGACCCACCAAGAATTACTCAGAACCCCGTCATCAATGGAAATGTAGCCCTGAGTGATGGGCACAGCAACGCAGAGGAGGACATGGAGGACG ACACCAGTTGGCGCTCCGAGGCAACCTTTCAGTTCACTGTCGAGCGCTTCAGCAGACTGAGTGAGTCGGTCCTTAGCCCTCCGTGTTTTGTGCGAAATCTGCCATGGAAGATTATGGTGATGCCACGCTTTTatccagacagaccacaccaaaAAAGCGTAGGATTCTTTCTCCAGTGCAATGCTGAATCTGACTCCAC GTCGTGGTCCTGCCATGCACAAGCAGTGCTGAAGATAATAAATTACAGGGATGACGACAAGTCATTCAGCCGGCGAATCAGCCACTTGTTCTTCCACAAGGAAAACGACTGGGGATTCTCTAATTTCATGGCCTGGAGT gAAGTGACTGATCCTGAGAAAGGATTTATAGATGATGACAAAGTCACCTTTGAAGTTTTTGTACAGGCGGATGCTCCCCATGGAGTTGC GTGGGACTCAAAGAAGCATACTGGCTATGTCGGCTTAAAGAATCAGGGAGCGACGTGTTACATGAATAGCTTGCTGCAGACCTTGTTTTTCACAAATCAGTTACGAAAG GCTGTGTACATGATGCCAACAGAGGGTGATGATTCATCTAAAAGCGTCCCTTTAGCATTGCAGAGAGTGTTCTATGAGTTACAGCACAGCGATAAGCCTGTAGGAACAAAAAAGCTCACAAAGTCATTTGG gtGGGAAACTTTAGATAGCTTCATGCAACACGATGTTCAAGAACTTTGTCGAGTG TTGCTTGATAAtgtggaaaataaaatgaaaggcaCATGTGTAGAAGGCACCATTCCCAAGTTATTCCGAGGCAAAATGGTG TCTTATATTCAGTGCAAAGAAGTAGACTACCGTTCTGATAGGAGAGAAGATTATTATGATATCCAGCTaagtataaaaggaaagaaaaaca tatttgaatCATTTGTGGATTATGTGGCAGTAGAACAACTAGACGGTGACAATAAATACGACGCTGGGGAGCATGGCCTGCAG gaagcagagaagggcgTGAAGTTCCTGACCTTGCCCCCAGTCTTACACCTGCAGCTCATGCGGTTCATGTACGACCCTCAGACGGACCAAAACATCAAGATCAATGACAG gtTTGAGTTTCCAGAACAGTTACCACTTGATGAATTTTTGCAAAAAACGGACCCTAAGGACCCTGCAAATTATATTCTCCATGCAGTCTTGGTTCACAGTGGAGATAATCATGGTGGACATTACGTGGTTTACCTAAACCCCAAAGGGGATGGCAAA TGGTGTAAATTTGATGATGACGTGGTATCCAGGTGTACTAAAGAAGAAGCAATCGAGCACAATTATGGGGGTCATGATGACGATCTATCTGTTCGACACTGCACAAATGCCTATATGTTAGTGTACATCAGGGAATCAAAGCTGA GTGAGGTGTTGCAAGCTGTCACCGACCATGATATTCCTCAGCAGTTGGTGGAACGTTTGCAAGAAGAGAAAAGGATCGAGGCTCAGAAGCGGAAGGAGCGGCAGGAAGCCCATCTCTACATGCAAGTGCAG ATAGTTGCAGAGGACCAGTTTTGTGGCCACCAAGGAAATGACATGTACGACGAGGAGAAAGTGAGGTACACCGTGTTCAAGGTTCTGAAGAACTCCTCCCTGGCCGAGTTTGTTCAGAGCCTCTCGCAGACCATG GGGTTTCCACAAGATCAGATTCGATTATGGCCTATGCAAGCAAGGAGTAACGGGACAAAGCGGCCTGCAATGTTAGATAATGAAGCCGACGGCAGCAAAACA ATGATTGAACTGAGTGATAATGAAAACCCTTGGACAATATTCCTGGAAACAGTTGACCCTGAGCTGGCTGCTAGTGGAGCAACACTGCCCAAGTTTGATAAAGATC ATGATGTAATGTTATTTTTGAAGATGTATGATCCTAAAACACGGAGCTTGAATTACTGTGGACACATCTACACACCCATATCCTGTAAAATAC GTGACTTGCTCCCGGTTATGTGTGACAGAGCAGGATTTATCCAGGATACTAGCCTTATCCTCTATGAG GAAGTTAAGCCGAATTTAACAGAGAGAATTCAGGACTATGATGTGTCTCTTGATAAAGCCCTCGATGAGCTGATGGATGGTGACATCATCGTGTTTCAGAA GGATGACCCGGAAAACGATAACAGTGAGCTACCCACTGCTAAGGAGTACTTCAGAGACCTCTACCATCGCGTCGACGTCATCTTCTGTGACAAAACGATCCCTAATGACCCTGGGTTTGTGGTCACCTTATCAAATAGGATGAATTATTTTCAG GTTGCAAAGACAGTTGCACAGAGGCTCAACACAGACCCCATGTTGCTTCAGTTTTTCAAGTCTCAAGG TTATAGGGACGGCCCCGGTAATCCCCTTAGGCATAATTACGAAGGTACTTTAAGAGATCTTCTACAATTCTTCAAGCCAAGACAACCTAAGAAACTTTACTATCAGCAG CTTAAGATGAAAATCACGGACTTTGAGAACAGGAGAAGTTTTAAGTGTATATGGTTAAACAGCCAATTTAGGGAAGag GAAATAACACTATACCCAGACAAGCATGGCTGTGTCCGGGACCTGTTAGAAGAATGTAAAAAAGCCGTGGAGCTTGGTGACAAAGCATCAGGGAGACTTAG GCTGCTAGAAATTGTGAGCTACAAAATTATTGGTGTGCACCAAGAAGATGAACTATTAGAGTGCTTATCTCCTGCAACGAGTCGGACTTTTAGAATAGAG GAAATACCTTTGGACCAGGTAGACATCGATAAGGAAAACGAGATGCTAATCACGGTGGCGCATTTCCACAAAGAAGTGTTTGGGACATTCGGAATTCCGTTTTTGCTGAGGATACACCAG GGTGAGCATTTCAGAGAAGTGATGAAGCGGATTCAGAGCCTGCTGGATATCCAGGAAAAGGAGTTTGAAAAG TTTAAATTCGCAATTGTCATGATGGGCCGGCACCAGTACATCAATGAAGATGAGTATGAAGTGAATTTGAAGGACTTTGAGCCACAACCTG GTAACATGTCTCATCCTCGGCCTTGGCTAGGGCTTGACCACTTCAACAAAGCCCCAAAGAGGAGTCGCTACACTTACCTAGAAAAGGCAATTAAAATCCACAACTGA
- the Usp7 gene encoding ubiquitin carboxyl-terminal hydrolase 7, translated as MNHQQQQQQQQKAGEQQLSEPEDMEMEAGDTDDPPRITQNPVINGNVALSDGHSNAEEDMEDDTSWRSEATFQFTVERFSRLSESVLSPPCFVRNLPWKIMVMPRFYPDRPHQKSVGFFLQCNAESDSTSWSCHAQAVLKIINYRDDDKSFSRRISHLFFHKENDWGFSNFMAWSEVTDPEKGFIDDDKVTFEVFVQADAPHGVAWDSKKHTGYVGLKNQGATCYMNSLLQTLFFTNQLRKAVYMMPTEGDDSSKSVPLALQRVFYELQHSDKPVGTKKLTKSFGWETLDSFMQHDVQELCRVLLDNVENKMKGTCVEGTIPKLFRGKMVSYIQCKEVDYRSDRREDYYDIQLSIKGKKNIFESFVDYVAVEQLDGDNKYDAGEHGLQEAEKGVKFLTLPPVLHLQLMRFMYDPQTDQNIKINDRFEFPEQLPLDEFLQKTDPKDPANYILHAVLVHSGDNHGGHYVVYLNPKGDGKWCKFDDDVVSRCTKEEAIEHNYGGHDDDLSVRHCTNAYMLVYIRESKLSEVLQAVTDHDIPQQLVERLQEEKRIEAQKRKERQEAHLYMQVQIVAEDQFCGHQGNDMYDEEKVRYTVFKVLKNSSLAEFVQSLSQTMGFPQDQIRLWPMQARSNGTKRPAMLDNEADGSKTMIELSDNENPWTIFLETVDPELAASGATLPKFDKDHDVMLFLKMYDPKTRSLNYCGHIYTPISCKIRDLLPVMCDRAGFIQDTSLILYEEVKPNLTERIQDYDVSLDKALDELMDGDIIVFQKDDPENDNSELPTAKEYFRDLYHRVDVIFCDKTIPNDPGFVVTLSNRMNYFQVAKTVAQRLNTDPMLLQFFKSQGYRDGPGNPLRHNYEGTLRDLLQFFKPRQPKKLYYQQLKMKITDFENRRSFKCIWLNSQFREEEITLYPDKHGCVRDLLEECKKAVELGDKASGRLRLLEIVSYKIIGVHQEDELLECLSPATSRTFRIEEIPLDQVDIDKENEMLITVAHFHKEVFGTFGIPFLLRIHQGEHFREVMKRIQSLLDIQEKEFEKFKFAIVMMGRHQYINEDEYEVNLKDFEPQPGNMSHPRPWLGLDHFNKAPKRSRYTYLEKAIKIHN; from the exons CTGGAGATACAGATGACCCACCAAGAATTACTCAGAACCCCGTCATCAATGGAAATGTAGCCCTGAGTGATGGGCACAGCAACGCAGAGGAGGACATGGAGGACG ACACCAGTTGGCGCTCCGAGGCAACCTTTCAGTTCACTGTCGAGCGCTTCAGCAGACTGAGTGAGTCGGTCCTTAGCCCTCCGTGTTTTGTGCGAAATCTGCCATGGAAGATTATGGTGATGCCACGCTTTTatccagacagaccacaccaaaAAAGCGTAGGATTCTTTCTCCAGTGCAATGCTGAATCTGACTCCAC GTCGTGGTCCTGCCATGCACAAGCAGTGCTGAAGATAATAAATTACAGGGATGACGACAAGTCATTCAGCCGGCGAATCAGCCACTTGTTCTTCCACAAGGAAAACGACTGGGGATTCTCTAATTTCATGGCCTGGAGT gAAGTGACTGATCCTGAGAAAGGATTTATAGATGATGACAAAGTCACCTTTGAAGTTTTTGTACAGGCGGATGCTCCCCATGGAGTTGC GTGGGACTCAAAGAAGCATACTGGCTATGTCGGCTTAAAGAATCAGGGAGCGACGTGTTACATGAATAGCTTGCTGCAGACCTTGTTTTTCACAAATCAGTTACGAAAG GCTGTGTACATGATGCCAACAGAGGGTGATGATTCATCTAAAAGCGTCCCTTTAGCATTGCAGAGAGTGTTCTATGAGTTACAGCACAGCGATAAGCCTGTAGGAACAAAAAAGCTCACAAAGTCATTTGG gtGGGAAACTTTAGATAGCTTCATGCAACACGATGTTCAAGAACTTTGTCGAGTG TTGCTTGATAAtgtggaaaataaaatgaaaggcaCATGTGTAGAAGGCACCATTCCCAAGTTATTCCGAGGCAAAATGGTG TCTTATATTCAGTGCAAAGAAGTAGACTACCGTTCTGATAGGAGAGAAGATTATTATGATATCCAGCTaagtataaaaggaaagaaaaaca tatttgaatCATTTGTGGATTATGTGGCAGTAGAACAACTAGACGGTGACAATAAATACGACGCTGGGGAGCATGGCCTGCAG gaagcagagaagggcgTGAAGTTCCTGACCTTGCCCCCAGTCTTACACCTGCAGCTCATGCGGTTCATGTACGACCCTCAGACGGACCAAAACATCAAGATCAATGACAG gtTTGAGTTTCCAGAACAGTTACCACTTGATGAATTTTTGCAAAAAACGGACCCTAAGGACCCTGCAAATTATATTCTCCATGCAGTCTTGGTTCACAGTGGAGATAATCATGGTGGACATTACGTGGTTTACCTAAACCCCAAAGGGGATGGCAAA TGGTGTAAATTTGATGATGACGTGGTATCCAGGTGTACTAAAGAAGAAGCAATCGAGCACAATTATGGGGGTCATGATGACGATCTATCTGTTCGACACTGCACAAATGCCTATATGTTAGTGTACATCAGGGAATCAAAGCTGA GTGAGGTGTTGCAAGCTGTCACCGACCATGATATTCCTCAGCAGTTGGTGGAACGTTTGCAAGAAGAGAAAAGGATCGAGGCTCAGAAGCGGAAGGAGCGGCAGGAAGCCCATCTCTACATGCAAGTGCAG ATAGTTGCAGAGGACCAGTTTTGTGGCCACCAAGGAAATGACATGTACGACGAGGAGAAAGTGAGGTACACCGTGTTCAAGGTTCTGAAGAACTCCTCCCTGGCCGAGTTTGTTCAGAGCCTCTCGCAGACCATG GGGTTTCCACAAGATCAGATTCGATTATGGCCTATGCAAGCAAGGAGTAACGGGACAAAGCGGCCTGCAATGTTAGATAATGAAGCCGACGGCAGCAAAACA ATGATTGAACTGAGTGATAATGAAAACCCTTGGACAATATTCCTGGAAACAGTTGACCCTGAGCTGGCTGCTAGTGGAGCAACACTGCCCAAGTTTGATAAAGATC ATGATGTAATGTTATTTTTGAAGATGTATGATCCTAAAACACGGAGCTTGAATTACTGTGGACACATCTACACACCCATATCCTGTAAAATAC GTGACTTGCTCCCGGTTATGTGTGACAGAGCAGGATTTATCCAGGATACTAGCCTTATCCTCTATGAG GAAGTTAAGCCGAATTTAACAGAGAGAATTCAGGACTATGATGTGTCTCTTGATAAAGCCCTCGATGAGCTGATGGATGGTGACATCATCGTGTTTCAGAA GGATGACCCGGAAAACGATAACAGTGAGCTACCCACTGCTAAGGAGTACTTCAGAGACCTCTACCATCGCGTCGACGTCATCTTCTGTGACAAAACGATCCCTAATGACCCTGGGTTTGTGGTCACCTTATCAAATAGGATGAATTATTTTCAG GTTGCAAAGACAGTTGCACAGAGGCTCAACACAGACCCCATGTTGCTTCAGTTTTTCAAGTCTCAAGG TTATAGGGACGGCCCCGGTAATCCCCTTAGGCATAATTACGAAGGTACTTTAAGAGATCTTCTACAATTCTTCAAGCCAAGACAACCTAAGAAACTTTACTATCAGCAG CTTAAGATGAAAATCACGGACTTTGAGAACAGGAGAAGTTTTAAGTGTATATGGTTAAACAGCCAATTTAGGGAAGag GAAATAACACTATACCCAGACAAGCATGGCTGTGTCCGGGACCTGTTAGAAGAATGTAAAAAAGCCGTGGAGCTTGGTGACAAAGCATCAGGGAGACTTAG GCTGCTAGAAATTGTGAGCTACAAAATTATTGGTGTGCACCAAGAAGATGAACTATTAGAGTGCTTATCTCCTGCAACGAGTCGGACTTTTAGAATAGAG GAAATACCTTTGGACCAGGTAGACATCGATAAGGAAAACGAGATGCTAATCACGGTGGCGCATTTCCACAAAGAAGTGTTTGGGACATTCGGAATTCCGTTTTTGCTGAGGATACACCAG GGTGAGCATTTCAGAGAAGTGATGAAGCGGATTCAGAGCCTGCTGGATATCCAGGAAAAGGAGTTTGAAAAG TTTAAATTCGCAATTGTCATGATGGGCCGGCACCAGTACATCAATGAAGATGAGTATGAAGTGAATTTGAAGGACTTTGAGCCACAACCTG GTAACATGTCTCATCCTCGGCCTTGGCTAGGGCTTGACCACTTCAACAAAGCCCCAAAGAGGAGTCGCTACACTTACCTAGAAAAGGCAATTAAAATCCACAACTGA
- the Usp7 gene encoding ubiquitin carboxyl-terminal hydrolase 7 isoform X5, producing MAGNYRLGQEAGDTDDPPRITQNPVINGNVALSDGHSNAEEDMEDDTSWRSEATFQFTVERFSRLSESVLSPPCFVRNLPWKIMVMPRFYPDRPHQKSVGFFLQCNAESDSTSWSCHAQAVLKIINYRDDDKSFSRRISHLFFHKENDWGFSNFMAWSEVTDPEKGFIDDDKVTFEVFVQADAPHGVAWDSKKHTGYVGLKNQGATCYMNSLLQTLFFTNQLRKAVYMMPTEGDDSSKSVPLALQRVFYELQHSDKPVGTKKLTKSFGWETLDSFMQHDVQELCRVLLDNVENKMKGTCVEGTIPKLFRGKMVSYIQCKEVDYRSDRREDYYDIQLSIKGKKNIFESFVDYVAVEQLDGDNKYDAGEHGLQEAEKGVKFLTLPPVLHLQLMRFMYDPQTDQNIKINDRFEFPEQLPLDEFLQKTDPKDPANYILHAVLVHSGDNHGGHYVVYLNPKGDGKWCKFDDDVVSRCTKEEAIEHNYGGHDDDLSVRHCTNAYMLVYIRESKLSEVLQAVTDHDIPQQLVERLQEEKRIEAQKRKERQEAHLYMQVQIVAEDQFCGHQGNDMYDEEKVRYTVFKVLKNSSLAEFVQSLSQTMGFPQDQIRLWPMQARSNGTKRPAMLDNEADGSKTMIELSDNENPWTIFLETVDPELAASGATLPKFDKDHDVMLFLKMYDPKTRSLNYCGHIYTPISCKIRDLLPVMCDRAGFIQDTSLILYEEVKPNLTERIQDYDVSLDKALDELMDGDIIVFQKDDPENDNSELPTAKEYFRDLYHRVDVIFCDKTIPNDPGFVVTLSNRMNYFQVAKTVAQRLNTDPMLLQFFKSQGYRDGPGNPLRHNYEGTLRDLLQFFKPRQPKKLYYQQLKMKITDFENRRSFKCIWLNSQFREEEITLYPDKHGCVRDLLEECKKAVELGDKASGRLRLLEIVSYKIIGVHQEDELLECLSPATSRTFRIEEIPLDQVDIDKENEMLITVAHFHKEVFGTFGIPFLLRIHQGEHFREVMKRIQSLLDIQEKEFEKFKFAIVMMGRHQYINEDEYEVNLKDFEPQPGNMSHPRPWLGLDHFNKAPKRSRYTYLEKAIKIHN from the exons CTGGAGATACAGATGACCCACCAAGAATTACTCAGAACCCCGTCATCAATGGAAATGTAGCCCTGAGTGATGGGCACAGCAACGCAGAGGAGGACATGGAGGACG ACACCAGTTGGCGCTCCGAGGCAACCTTTCAGTTCACTGTCGAGCGCTTCAGCAGACTGAGTGAGTCGGTCCTTAGCCCTCCGTGTTTTGTGCGAAATCTGCCATGGAAGATTATGGTGATGCCACGCTTTTatccagacagaccacaccaaaAAAGCGTAGGATTCTTTCTCCAGTGCAATGCTGAATCTGACTCCAC GTCGTGGTCCTGCCATGCACAAGCAGTGCTGAAGATAATAAATTACAGGGATGACGACAAGTCATTCAGCCGGCGAATCAGCCACTTGTTCTTCCACAAGGAAAACGACTGGGGATTCTCTAATTTCATGGCCTGGAGT gAAGTGACTGATCCTGAGAAAGGATTTATAGATGATGACAAAGTCACCTTTGAAGTTTTTGTACAGGCGGATGCTCCCCATGGAGTTGC GTGGGACTCAAAGAAGCATACTGGCTATGTCGGCTTAAAGAATCAGGGAGCGACGTGTTACATGAATAGCTTGCTGCAGACCTTGTTTTTCACAAATCAGTTACGAAAG GCTGTGTACATGATGCCAACAGAGGGTGATGATTCATCTAAAAGCGTCCCTTTAGCATTGCAGAGAGTGTTCTATGAGTTACAGCACAGCGATAAGCCTGTAGGAACAAAAAAGCTCACAAAGTCATTTGG gtGGGAAACTTTAGATAGCTTCATGCAACACGATGTTCAAGAACTTTGTCGAGTG TTGCTTGATAAtgtggaaaataaaatgaaaggcaCATGTGTAGAAGGCACCATTCCCAAGTTATTCCGAGGCAAAATGGTG TCTTATATTCAGTGCAAAGAAGTAGACTACCGTTCTGATAGGAGAGAAGATTATTATGATATCCAGCTaagtataaaaggaaagaaaaaca tatttgaatCATTTGTGGATTATGTGGCAGTAGAACAACTAGACGGTGACAATAAATACGACGCTGGGGAGCATGGCCTGCAG gaagcagagaagggcgTGAAGTTCCTGACCTTGCCCCCAGTCTTACACCTGCAGCTCATGCGGTTCATGTACGACCCTCAGACGGACCAAAACATCAAGATCAATGACAG gtTTGAGTTTCCAGAACAGTTACCACTTGATGAATTTTTGCAAAAAACGGACCCTAAGGACCCTGCAAATTATATTCTCCATGCAGTCTTGGTTCACAGTGGAGATAATCATGGTGGACATTACGTGGTTTACCTAAACCCCAAAGGGGATGGCAAA TGGTGTAAATTTGATGATGACGTGGTATCCAGGTGTACTAAAGAAGAAGCAATCGAGCACAATTATGGGGGTCATGATGACGATCTATCTGTTCGACACTGCACAAATGCCTATATGTTAGTGTACATCAGGGAATCAAAGCTGA GTGAGGTGTTGCAAGCTGTCACCGACCATGATATTCCTCAGCAGTTGGTGGAACGTTTGCAAGAAGAGAAAAGGATCGAGGCTCAGAAGCGGAAGGAGCGGCAGGAAGCCCATCTCTACATGCAAGTGCAG ATAGTTGCAGAGGACCAGTTTTGTGGCCACCAAGGAAATGACATGTACGACGAGGAGAAAGTGAGGTACACCGTGTTCAAGGTTCTGAAGAACTCCTCCCTGGCCGAGTTTGTTCAGAGCCTCTCGCAGACCATG GGGTTTCCACAAGATCAGATTCGATTATGGCCTATGCAAGCAAGGAGTAACGGGACAAAGCGGCCTGCAATGTTAGATAATGAAGCCGACGGCAGCAAAACA ATGATTGAACTGAGTGATAATGAAAACCCTTGGACAATATTCCTGGAAACAGTTGACCCTGAGCTGGCTGCTAGTGGAGCAACACTGCCCAAGTTTGATAAAGATC ATGATGTAATGTTATTTTTGAAGATGTATGATCCTAAAACACGGAGCTTGAATTACTGTGGACACATCTACACACCCATATCCTGTAAAATAC GTGACTTGCTCCCGGTTATGTGTGACAGAGCAGGATTTATCCAGGATACTAGCCTTATCCTCTATGAG GAAGTTAAGCCGAATTTAACAGAGAGAATTCAGGACTATGATGTGTCTCTTGATAAAGCCCTCGATGAGCTGATGGATGGTGACATCATCGTGTTTCAGAA GGATGACCCGGAAAACGATAACAGTGAGCTACCCACTGCTAAGGAGTACTTCAGAGACCTCTACCATCGCGTCGACGTCATCTTCTGTGACAAAACGATCCCTAATGACCCTGGGTTTGTGGTCACCTTATCAAATAGGATGAATTATTTTCAG GTTGCAAAGACAGTTGCACAGAGGCTCAACACAGACCCCATGTTGCTTCAGTTTTTCAAGTCTCAAGG TTATAGGGACGGCCCCGGTAATCCCCTTAGGCATAATTACGAAGGTACTTTAAGAGATCTTCTACAATTCTTCAAGCCAAGACAACCTAAGAAACTTTACTATCAGCAG CTTAAGATGAAAATCACGGACTTTGAGAACAGGAGAAGTTTTAAGTGTATATGGTTAAACAGCCAATTTAGGGAAGag GAAATAACACTATACCCAGACAAGCATGGCTGTGTCCGGGACCTGTTAGAAGAATGTAAAAAAGCCGTGGAGCTTGGTGACAAAGCATCAGGGAGACTTAG GCTGCTAGAAATTGTGAGCTACAAAATTATTGGTGTGCACCAAGAAGATGAACTATTAGAGTGCTTATCTCCTGCAACGAGTCGGACTTTTAGAATAGAG GAAATACCTTTGGACCAGGTAGACATCGATAAGGAAAACGAGATGCTAATCACGGTGGCGCATTTCCACAAAGAAGTGTTTGGGACATTCGGAATTCCGTTTTTGCTGAGGATACACCAG GGTGAGCATTTCAGAGAAGTGATGAAGCGGATTCAGAGCCTGCTGGATATCCAGGAAAAGGAGTTTGAAAAG TTTAAATTCGCAATTGTCATGATGGGCCGGCACCAGTACATCAATGAAGATGAGTATGAAGTGAATTTGAAGGACTTTGAGCCACAACCTG GTAACATGTCTCATCCTCGGCCTTGGCTAGGGCTTGACCACTTCAACAAAGCCCCAAAGAGGAGTCGCTACACTTACCTAGAAAAGGCAATTAAAATCCACAACTGA